DNA from Cutibacterium acnes:
CTACCGATGGATGCGGCCATGGCAAAGCGGCTCACGATGGGGTACCGCGTCGCTACACGTGACTCCATCAGTGTCGTTGGTCACGAATTTCACCGCACCACGACGACTCCGCTGGCCGACCTCGACCCGGCGTGGCACATCACGATGCCCGACGGCACCGACCGCGCCGAGGGGGCTTTGGGAGATCCGGCGGGGCTGGGCCGGCCCACGATTCAGGCGTCCTACCTGCACCTGCACTGGGCCGGTCAGCCCACCCAAGCAGCGTGGTTTGCCAGCGAGGTGACGAAGTTCCACGAGGGCCGAGGTGATCAAGTCGTTGAGCCCGATCTCAACCATCACGGGGATCGTGACATCGCCGACGGTTTGGTCGACCTGGCCGTCAACGTGCGCGTGAGTGAGCCGCCGCAGTGGCTTCGCGACGCCATCATCTCCACCGAGCATGACTGGGCCCGTTACCCCGATGCCACGCCGGGTCGCGAGGCCCTGGCGGCCATGCACGGGGTTCCTACCGACATGGTGCTGCCCACCGCAGGTGCTGCAGAGGCTTTCCCGCTGGTCGCCACCCTCGAACCTCGTCACGCAATCGTCGTCCACCCCCAGTTCACCGAGCCCGAAGCTGCTCTGAGAGCGGCCGGGATTAGCGTCGGTCGGCACATCCTTAACGTGTCCGATGGGTTCGCCCTCGACCCGGACCTCGTCCCCGACGATGCCGACCTCGTCGTCGTCGGGAACCCGACGAATCCCACTGGCAGACTGCACCCGGCTACTGACCTGCTGGCTCTGCGCCGCCCCGGAAGGGTCCTCGTTGTGGACGAGGCCTTCATGGACGCCACCGATGAGTCCCAGTCCCTTATTGGAAGCGATATGGACGACCTCCTCGTCCTGCGCTCCCTGACAAAAACCTACGGTCTGGCTGGAATCCGGGCCGGATATGTCGTCGGTGATTCACAGCTCGTCGCACAGTTGGCAGCTCACCAGACCCCATGGTCGGTGTCGACTCCAGCAATTGCAGCCATGATCGCGTGCACCTGCGAAGAGGCTAGACGTTTTCGGACCCAGTTACGCGACGACATCCCAGCCGCCCGCGCCGACCTCGTCGACAAGCTTAAAGGCCTCGGGCTGAGCGTTGTTGACTCCGAGGCTCCCTTTGTTTTGGTCAACACATCGTCTCTCAGCGGGGATTCGATACGCCAGCCCCTTGCCGAGCGTGGTTTCGCTGTGAGGCGGGGGGAGACGTTCCCCGGGCTCGGGCCTACCTGGATCAGACTCGCAGTCCGTGACTCGAATATTCATGCCGAGCTCGCTCGAGCTATCTCCGATCTGACAGCACACCGCAACTAAGGAATATCAATGATCTACTCCGCAGACCTCGTTCCCGGCACCGTCACTCTCGTCGGAGGTGGCCCTGGTGATCCCGGATTGCTGACCGTCGCGGGATTTGAGGCGGTTCGCCAGGCCGACGTCATACTTTACGACCGGCTCGCTCCAACCGCCATCATGGATGAGAATCCCCAGGCCGAGAGGATCCCGGTCGGTAAGGTGCCGCGCGGGCCTTACGTCCCCCAGGAGCGCACCAACGAACTGCTTATCGAGCACGCCAAAGCTGGGCGTAAGGTGGTGCGCCTCAAAGGCGGCGATTCCTTCGTTTTTGGTCGCGGTGGCGAGGAGTGGCAGGCCTGCGCTGCTGCTGGCGTTCCGGTGCGCATCATCCCCGGCGTCACTTCATGCGTAGCCGGTCCCGAGCTCATGGGGGTTCCGCTGACACATCGTCATATGGTGCAGGGATTTACCGTCGTTTCGGGTCACGTCGCCCCTGGCGATACTCGGTCCGAATTGGACTGGGCCCAGATCGCCAAGACAGGCACTACCCTGGTGATTCTCATGGGAGTGGCCCACATTGGCGACATCGCTACCCGCCTCATGGACGGCGGGTTGGCCGGCGACACACCGGTCGCCATTATTGCTGATGCCTCACTGCCCACCCAGCGTTCTCTGACGACGACCCTCGAGAAGGCAGCCGAAGACATGGCGGAAGCCGAGATCAACCCGCCGGCCATCACCGTCGTCGGCGATGTCGCCGGGCTTGACCTCGACGGGACCCAGGCCCACGTCCCGTCTGATCACTGAAATAGTGCTCCGTGAGGGATTACTGCTCAATCACGGTGGCGATGTGGTTTCCTGTCCACTGCACTGCGTCGTCAACGGTACTGAGCTCATCCCCCCAGCCGGGCGCCGGACCACGTGAGACCATGACGACCTGGACGTCGGTTTCGGCCGCCAACCTGAGTTTAGGGTCGAGACCGGTGCCTCCGGAATCCTTGGAGACGAGGGTAGCCACACCCTGCGAGAAAATCTCTCGCTCGCGGTCGAGGGTGAACGGACCACGCTCCCGCAGTACCTTCCAGCCTGCGGGAAGCTCCTCCTCGGGGGCATCGACGCAGCGCACGATCACCCGACGTGGGCCGAGTCTCAGGTAGTGGCTGACGGGTTGGCGTCCCACTGTCAGCAGGATGACGTCGGGTAAGTCAGCTAAGACTTGAGTAGCACCGTCGTGGTCGTCAACCCAGTGCCAGGTCGCTGCCTCAGGTTGGGTACGCCAGCTTGGTGGTGCCAGCCGTGCCAGCGGAAGGTTGAGGTCGCGGCATGCTTGAGCGGCGTGGCCGTGCATAGCTGCTGCGAAGGGGTGGGAGGCATCCACCATGACCTTGACTTCGTTGTCAGTCAGGAATTCTTTGAGACCGTCGATGCCGCCGAAACCACCCACCCGAGTCGGGCCAGGAACTGGCCGGGGGGACTTCGTGCGCCCCGCTAACGAGCTGCACAGGTCTACCCCCTCATCGATCAATCGGGTGGCTAACTGCCGGGCCTTCGTCGTA
Protein-coding regions in this window:
- a CDS encoding cobyrinate a,c-diamide synthase, yielding MRLPRILIAAPASGGGKTTVATGLMAALRASGRTVAPFKVGPDYIDPGYHSMASGRPGRNLDSVMCGDELMAPLLAHGFVTPDPADIAVIEGVMGLFDGQLGTGRGSSAEIATTTRTPVVVVVDTAHASLTHAAVVAGLATFDPDVTVAGAILNRVASPRHGAEVARGLAQLGIPVLGQIPRTESIFVPSRHLGLVPAGEWEDSATKVAGLGGLIAEYVDLDAVMDMAATAPDLDVEPWDPAAALESAGWQGHPFGESPLVGMFAGRAFTFRYPETTEMLIAAGFRVVDVDPLTDRRLPDGIQGLYLGGGFPQMHATDLETNSELGDDVRSHAEAGMPIVAECAGLLYLCRHLDGHEMAGVLPMDAAMAKRLTMGYRVATRDSISVVGHEFHRTTTTPLADLDPAWHITMPDGTDRAEGALGDPAGLGRPTIQASYLHLHWAGQPTQAAWFASEVTKFHEGRGDQVVEPDLNHHGDRDIADGLVDLAVNVRVSEPPQWLRDAIISTEHDWARYPDATPGREALAAMHGVPTDMVLPTAGAAEAFPLVATLEPRHAIVVHPQFTEPEAALRAAGISVGRHILNVSDGFALDPDLVPDDADLVVVGNPTNPTGRLHPATDLLALRRPGRVLVVDEAFMDATDESQSLIGSDMDDLLVLRSLTKTYGLAGIRAGYVVGDSQLVAQLAAHQTPWSVSTPAIAAMIACTCEEARRFRTQLRDDIPAARADLVDKLKGLGLSVVDSEAPFVLVNTSSLSGDSIRQPLAERGFAVRRGETFPGLGPTWIRLAVRDSNIHAELARAISDLTAHRN
- the cobA gene encoding uroporphyrinogen-III C-methyltransferase produces the protein MIYSADLVPGTVTLVGGGPGDPGLLTVAGFEAVRQADVILYDRLAPTAIMDENPQAERIPVGKVPRGPYVPQERTNELLIEHAKAGRKVVRLKGGDSFVFGRGGEEWQACAAAGVPVRIIPGVTSCVAGPELMGVPLTHRHMVQGFTVVSGHVAPGDTRSELDWAQIAKTGTTLVILMGVAHIGDIATRLMDGGLAGDTPVAIIADASLPTQRSLTTTLEKAAEDMAEAEINPPAITVVGDVAGLDLDGTQAHVPSDH
- a CDS encoding cobalt-precorrin-6A reductase, whose translation is MDVLILGGTTKARQLATRLIDEGVDLCSSLAGRTKSPRPVPGPTRVGGFGGIDGLKEFLTDNEVKVMVDASHPFAAAMHGHAAQACRDLNLPLARLAPPSWRTQPEAATWHWVDDHDGATQVLADLPDVILLTVGRQPVSHYLRLGPRRVIVRCVDAPEEELPAGWKVLRERGPFTLDREREIFSQGVATLVSKDSGGTGLDPKLRLAAETDVQVVMVSRGPAPGWGDELSTVDDAVQWTGNHIATVIEQ